A single genomic interval of Scatophagus argus isolate fScaArg1 chromosome 22, fScaArg1.pri, whole genome shotgun sequence harbors:
- the tmem121b gene encoding transmembrane protein 121B: protein MISETDNDNPKADNLRSEANYCQHSPVSSPPESGQLSSRRDTQTSSGSIIPEESGSIQPLVSSAAAAACIMTSGDFIQTAPLLAHKSKRSLLYKVLCFLLLIFQGGILDFYLIIFTDLYWCSWIATDLVVISGWGIFFMKNARSKRERACGFHQKSSIFGCNLGEFTYAYLAWLIYVIACTPKVVLILETSILDLIALKVPCGVTGFKIIMMLSAPLLFCLINSIIEDLNGATRHHSQSCFMSTCLDLVDSFTLVEMLLRNEIPTVYLKYTVISVYFVTLAVPVIWLYELTASELRYHWLWARFSTGLVVNAPLLVVRCFQVYVYKMPVSVFMFKNIFFVVCKFLELVDQCVAVQEVRRLGSVNNPAQFSHCVSENDMCPHGYVNTLAVTQS, encoded by the coding sequence TAGGCGGGACACCCAGACAAGCAGCGGCAGCATCATCCCGGAGGAGAGCGGCAGCATCCAGCCCCTCGTCTCCTCAGCCGCGGCCGCCGCCTGCATCATGACATCGGGGGACTTCATCCAGACTGCCCCCCTACTCGCGCACAAATCCAAGAGGAGCCTGCTGTATAAGGtgctctgcttcctcctcctcattttccAGGGCGGCATTCTAGACTTCTACCTCATCATCTTCACCGACCTGTACTGGTGCTCATGGATAGCCACCGACCTGGTGGTGATCTCAGGCTGGGGCATTTTCTTTATGAAGAACGCGCGGAGCAAGAGGGAGCGGGCCTGCGGCTTCCACCAGAAGAGCTCCATCTTTGGCTGCAACCTCGGGGAGTTCACCTACGCCTATCTGGCCTGGCTCATATATGTCATCGCCTGCACTCCGAAGGTGGTGCTCATCCTGGAGACCTCTATCCTGGACCTGATCGCGCTCAAGGTGCCGTGCGGAGTGACCGGCTTTAAGATTATCATGATGCTGTCCGCGCCGCTCCTCTTCTGCCTCATCAACTCCATCATCGAGGATTTAAACGGGGCGACGCGGCACCACTCCCAGAGCTGCTTCATGAGCACTTGCCTGGACCTGGTGGACAGCTTCACGCTGGTGGAGATGCTGCTGAGGAACGAGATCCCCACCGTCTATCTCAAGTACACCGTTATCTCGGTGTATTTTGTGACCCTGGCGGTGCCGGTTATCTGGCTTTACGAGCTGACGGCGTCGGAGCTGCGCTACCATTGGCTATGGGCCCGCTTCTCCACTGGCCTGGTGGTCAACGCACCACTGCTGGTGGTCAGGTGTTTCCAGGTGTATGTCTACAAAATGCCGGTGTCGGTGTTCatgttcaaaaacattttctttgtggtGTGTAAGTTCCTGGAGCTGGTGGACCAGTGTGTGGCAGTGCAGGAGGTCCGGAGGTTGGGCAGCGTCAACAACCCGGCCCAGTTTTCGCACTGCGTGTCCGAGAACGACATGTGCCCGCACGGATACGTCAACACCCTGGCCGTCACACAGTCCTAG